CAATCTCATCTAAGGTACACCCATGCCTTGTgttctgttctgcctgggacaGGTTCCCGGCCCCAGTGACCATGATCTGGATATGTAGTTAGAAGGTGGATGCATTGATGGATGGGTTAAATTTGTACTCACTGAAAACTCTAGGATTAATCTGTCGAATTTGTCATTCAGAATAGTAAAAATAGTAATCTTTGTAATTAGTTGCTTTGGTACACTGAAGTGGGAGATCTGAATGAAACTGATCAAATGTGTCCAATTTCAGGAATTTCTGTGAATTACAATGTCAGGCAAGAAGTCAGGAAAAGCCCGGAGAATGGGCTCCACCCGCAAAGATTTGCGTGGTCTGGGCAGCCAGATGAGGGACAAAGAGGCAGACGTCTTTGCCACCCTGTCGGAGGAATCAAGGACCATGGAACATGAATCAGCAACCACAGGGGGAGAACCAAAGCCTATAGAGGAGGGATCAAGACCCATGGGAGAAGAATCATGGACCACAGGGGGAGAATCAAAGTGTACGGAGGACTCAATGGCTGTCGGGGTTGCATCTTGGTCCATGGAGAGAAACTCTGGGACCACAGAGGAGAAACGAGAGGTGGACTATAAACCAGAAGAAAGTTCCCTGTCAGAGAAAACAGCATCTTTGTTGGCACTCGCCCCATCACATGACCCTTACTCTGCTGACTCACCTCACCTGGAATCTCACAagatggagaaaaaaaagagaatgGGGTCCACTCGCAGAAAGCTTCCCACAGATTTGGAAGAACAGAGAAGGGAAGGGTGGGATGGTGCAGAGCAAGAGGAATGGCAAGGGGCTGCTAAGCATGCAGTGGACAAGCAAGCTGGAAGCAAGACAGCCCAACCATTAGGAGAGTTACACACAGAGCCACAAAAGGCTAGTGAGTGTCTGGAAGGAAGGGAAGAATCTACTATCACAGGAACACAGCATGCGATCCACATTTTAGAGGTGTCCACAATTGAGAACAAATCAGCTGATTCTCAGTTGTTCCCTCAAAGTATGTACAGTGAAGAAGCTCAAAAGAATAAACAATTACACTTAACCAATGAGAGCAATTTCATTATGAATTTAGACCAATCAGAAGGGAGGCTAACCGATGAAGACACCAGTGATAGAGACCTGCTCCTCAGAGAACTTCAATCAACAGACAGTGGTCAATTGGGCCATGCTGATGTTGCTCTACAGCTGCCaaaatcagaaaaaaacactgaacctGAGGACAACAAACATGAAATGACTCATTTTGAGCATAAAAAGAGGAAGATGGGCTCTACACGTAAGGGGGGGCGTGGCTTACAAATAAAAAGTGACAGGGAACAAGAGATTGATATTTTACCTGAGGAGATGCTAAGAAGCTCTGGAGACCTTGTGGACGTATGTGTGCTACAGGGCAAAGAGTCACAAGAGAAAAGCAGACTTGATGTGATACAGTATGTTAGCAAGGAACACGTAACAAAGGAAGGTTTGCTGGACATGGAGGAGAACGAGGAGGCAGAGGCGTTAACGAGAACCGATAGGGATAAAGAACAGGAGAAACACAAAATCACAAAAGAAACAAATGAGAAACATACAATATCAGGGTTTCTGGGCACAGATATGGTTGAGAAAGGGGAGACACAGGAAGCAACAGTAACAGATATTGTTGAAGACATTTTGGTAGACAtggaagggagggagagagatagATCAAGAGGCACAGGCATAGCTGAGGAAAATATGAAACCAGAGGTAAGAGAAACAGCAATTAGAGCTCCAGGATTAGGGGGAACTGGCATGGTTGACAGGGAGACAGAGGAGACAACAGGAACTAGAATTCTTGAATTTAACGAGACTCACAGACTTAGAGAAACACACGTATTAGAAGACAATGTGGCACAAGAGAACCGAGGAACAGATGGAGGACAAAGAGATGAGGCAGAGAAAGAGAGTGTAGCAGATGTCGTTCTGGAGGTAAATGTGATGAAATATGAAGGTGCAAGCAATGAGAAAGAGAGtacaaaagaggaagaaggagatGGTGCAGAGGCTAAAAAAACAGGAAAGAACTGGaggcaaacacagctgatgcagATTGACTTGAATATGTTAGAGTCATTTTCTTCGGAAAAGTATGAGCAAGAAGTTacagaaagagagaagaattCACCATTAGAGAACCCTTCAGTGGAGAGTtctttatttcatgatgaatccAAAACCTTTATTCCAGAGGAACAAGTAAAGTTCACTCCATTTGAGGATCTGCTGGAACCCTGTGAGAATAGCCAATTCTATAAATCAAGCCATATGGAAGCACCATCTACAGAagatgaaaacaaacaaaatgttataGTGCCCCAAGAATGGGAAAACTTAGGCAAAAACATTAAGACAGAATCAACTCATGGGAATGCCAGAAAAAATAAGAtggagaacagaagtacaggggCAGGTGATGATCAAAGTGTATTAGAAGAAATAAGAGCAGAAAAGGTAGATGTGAAgctggagagagaggagaaagggCAAGAAGAAAGTTGGGCCATCACTGAGGAACTGAACACCATCTTGAGGGACACAGGGGTATTAAAGGAACTTGATATACAGGAAGGTGATAAAAGCGTGGCAGAGCAGAAGCAAACTCCCCTGGTTGTGGAGGAGGTCAAAGGAGAACCAGAGGTAGATATGGTAGGAGGAATCAAGGAGAATAAATGGAAGTTGGCAGAAAagggagacataaaaatgaAAGGGACAAATATTGCAATGGAAGAGAGTGTAGCGGTCTCTCAGGAATTCTCCAAAACAGAAACCACAGACCGCAAAAAGGATGATTCTAGCTACATTTATGATCCTTTCCATAATGTGTCAGTAGATCCAATAGTAACCGAGAGGACTGCTGCCAATACCCTGTCATTGGAGATGAATCAAAAATCTGATGAGAGCTTTCAGAAAGAATCCACTCATAtgcagaaaaggaaaaaaatgggcTCTTCTCGCAAGGGAGGCAGGGGCCTACATAAGGAGACAGAAACGAGTAAAGGATTCAGCAAGATAGATGGGTTAGAAATCAGTGTGCAACAAGAGGAAAGAGAAGAGGAAAAGGCAACATTGGTAAAGCAAAATGTTATAAATGTGGTAATGGAGATGACAAAAGAGGAAACAAAAATCAGTATGGCAGAGGTGACATCAAAAAGCAAAGAGAAAGTCAAGATCACGAACGATAACAGCGGAGCTGAAGACTTTGAAAGCCAACAGAGTGTAACTGAGGATCCTACAGCAACTGAACAATTTGCCACTAATGTTGTAAAGGGCTTCGAACAGCATGAGGACTACTCAGACAGAGCATCCAGCAGGAGTGAGAAAAGAAGAAAGATGGGTACCTCTCACAGGAGAGGCAGGGAAAGGCTTAAAGAGAAGGAGATACAGGAAATGGCAGAGACTGAAGAGGAAACAATGGCTACAGACAATAAGGAATCTGCTACTGATGAAGTGATGAAATCAGTGCAAAATGAAGAGAGAGAATGTGGGAATGAGAAAGTAGAAAGGAAGAGTGGCAGTGGAAGTGGGAGCGACAAATCACTTACTTCCGTGGGCGTCATCCCAAATTTGCAGCGGCCCGAGAACTCGGCCATAACCACACAACAGGAATGTTCAGAGTCGCAAGACACATTTCTGCCAGCAGCAAGGAGAAAAATGGGATCCAGACGTCAGGGACAGGATAACCTGAGGAAGCGGGATGTGGGTCTGGAATGGTCCGAGGGCTGCACTGCAGAGGCACATATAAATACTGCTGCCCTTCTGCAGAGGATACAGGAAATTTTCCATCAGCCTGATGTTGAGGAGAAGGGTTGCATCACATGGGGAAATGTGCAGGTACCAATCTAGTAGGCTAATATATAACAATTGGATTGACTTTTTGACCATCagtgtttttaaatgaattattgTAATGGAATGTTACTCATTAGGAAACGCATCAATTACATTAGAAAACTTACATTCATTACTGTATTCACCTAAATCAAGTAAATGAAAATTATGGTTATATATGTGTGAGCTACGCCAGTGGAAAGAAGGTAAAATGCATCTTTGGCATTCACGATATGCGTCACAGGGaaaaatctttattaatgaCACATTATATTATAGCAAGCACTTCTAGATTTATGACTAGCTGCTGTCTTTCAGGGCCTGAGCCATGAGCTTGGTCTCAGCATTGAGGAACTTCACCAGGTGTTCCAGCAGCTGGATGGGGATCAGGACGGCCGGGTGACTCACCAGGACCTTACTGAAAGCCTTGGTGAGTCTTCACCATTTTATTAATCAATGTGGTGGACATATGCCCAGCAAGTCACTAGTGATTAGCACAGTAGTAAACGGTACAATTTGCTCAATTGCTGGAAAAACAATGAACACCATTATATGTGCCAAGTATAATACCCAGCACCTAAAAGCCGATTCTTTCACCCTTTTGTGCACAAAACAGAATCCTGCAAGCAAGAACAGTATTTCCAATTCAAGAGGGAATATTCTGGAACCCACAGCTTGGGGTAAGAGGGtgttgtggtgggggtgggctaGACATGTGTAAGTTGCTAGCTGTACATTTTGTAAAATTGTCATTGGCCTTGTTTAAAAAGTCCTATACATAATATTATAGTGTTAACATATTTCTATAGCTTTCAACAAATCATAGTTTTATTATATGAATACAAAAAACATCCcatttatgcatttttaaatcccccGAAGTGACTGAATTTAACACTCAGATACGTTACACCTGattcattgtttttatttacatttacattctaCTAATTcatctgatgcttttatccaaagtgacttacagtaaagAGAAGGATTACAATTCACGTGTGCCCCTTGCAGTCCTTTTCATGAAGCAGGGAAATGAAACGAGGTTGCATTTTAACTTTTGCATGTTTCTATTACATGCTTATTAATGGtctattttcagttttgctcatTTACAGCACAATTTAAATTTGTGTCTAGTTCCTAATTATGATATTTTCACAAATAAGTAAGAGAAAATATTGGTTGTGTTCATACCTGCATTGATTAATGTAAGCTCATGGGGGCtgcacttacacaaaaatgttctgagggcagaaggaaaaatgattggttcagagagataaccaatcagacagtAAATGAAGTGGGTTCAAGCAACTAGAGAAGGtggaaccaaccaatcagatgtctgaaTAGGCTGGAATTCAAATGAGAACCAGACCTTGATGTgtgtacatacacatacacatacaaacacacacacaccatgaccAGCTTCTCATTGGAATTTCAGTAAAGGTTTTACCCATGTTTTGTGTCCTTTGCTGCTTGGAATAAGTTGGATAAGGggtgggaagatggatggatatttctaTTTCCTGATGGGGTCAAAACTTATGCTGGTCTTTCTCTCTGCAGTACCTCAGGTGTCCACGGCAAAGCAGATTTTGGGGTCAAACCATCCATAAATGAGAACCTCCTGACTGGGTCAGGTCTCGCTCAGGCCGACCCCCACTTGAGAGAGGGGCAGGCACTCTGGGAGAAGAAGGGAACCCAGGCCAGGAGTGAGGATACAGGGTCGATAAGTAAGACACAGGAGAGTGAGGAGGCAGgggaaaaagaggaagaaaaggatgaggcagggagtaaggagcaggagagggaagAGGCAGGGGAAAAAGATGTGGAAACCGATGAGGCAGGGAgtaaggagcaggagagggaagAGGCAGAGGAAAAAGATGTGGAAACCGATGAGGCAGGGAgtaaggagcaggagagggaagAGGCAGAGGAAAAAGATGTGGAAACCGATGAGGCAGGGAgtaaggagcaggagagggaagAGGCAGAGGAAAAAGATGTGGAAACCGATGAGGCAGGGAgtaaggagcaggagagggaagaggcagaggaaaaagaggaagaaaaggatgaggcagggagtaaggagcaggagagggaagAGGCAGAGGAAAAAGATGTGGAAACCGATGAGGCAGGGAgtaaggagcaggagagggaagAGGCAGAGGAAAAAGATGTGGAAACCGATGAGGCAGGGAgtaaggagcaggagagggaagaggcagaggaaaaagaggaagaaaaggatgaggcagggagtaaggagcaggagagggaagAGGCAGAGGAAAAAGATGTGGAAACCGATGAGGCAGGGAgtaaggagcaggagagggaagaggcagaggaaaaagaggaagaaaaggatgaggcagggagtaaggagcaggagagggaagaggcagaggaaaaagatgtggaaaaggatgaggcagggagtaaggagcaggagagggaagAGGCAGAGGAAAAAGATGTGGAAACCGATGAGGCAGGGAgtaaggagcaggagagggaagAGGCAGAGGAAAAAGATGTGGAAACCGATGAGGCAGGGAgtaaggagcaggagagggaagaggcagaggaaaaagaggaagaaaaggatgaggcagggagtaaggagcaggagagggaagAGGCAGAGGAAAAAGATGTGGAAACCGATGAGGCAGGGAgtaaggagcaggagagggaagAGGCAGAGGAAAAAGATGTGGAAACCGATGAGGCAGGGAgtaaggagcaggagagggaagaggcagaggaaaaagaggaagaaaaggatgaggcagggagtaaggagcaggagagggaagAGGCAGAGGAAAAAGATGTGGAAACCGATGAGGCAGGGAgtaaggagcaggagagggaagaggcagaggaaaaagaggaagaaaaggatgaggcagggagtaaggagcaggagagggaagaggcagaggaaaaagatgtggaaaaggatgaggcagggagtaaggagcaggagagggaagaggcagaggaaaaagatgtggaaaaggatgaggcagggagtaaggagcaggagagggaagAGGCAGGGGAAAAAGATGTGGAAACCGATGAGGCAGGGAgtaaggagcaggagagggaagAGGCAGAGAAAAAAGATGTGGAAACCGATGAGGCAGGGAgtaaggagcaggagagggaagaggcagaggaaaaagaggaagaaaaggATGAGGCAGGGAGTAAGAAGCAGGAGAGGGAAGAGGCAGAGGGAAAAGAGGAAGAAAAGGATGAGGCAGGGAgtaaggagcaggagagggaagaggcagaggaaaaagaggaagaaaaggatgaggcagggagtaaggagcaggagagggaagAGGCAGGGGAAAAAGATGTGGAAACTGATGAGGCAGGGAgtaaggagcaggagagggaagAGGCAGGGGAAAAAGATGTGGAAACCGATGAGGCAGGGAgtaaggagcaggagagggaagaggcagaggaaaaagaggaagaaaaggATGAGGCAGGGAGTAAGAAGCAGGAGAGGGAAGAGGCAGAATcatggaataaaaaaaatgaaagtcaGAATACAGAATCCAAAAGTGAAGATTACAAGGCTGAGAAGGAAGAATTACTGAGTACTGGTCATGAACCTGAGGACACccatttaatgaatgaggaaggaGAACTGTTGAATAAAGATCAGGAGAGAAACTACACACAGTTTCTAAATCAGGAGCAGCAGAATGAGGGGTCCAAGGAACTGGATGAGGTCAGTGATGAAGCAGAGGGACTGAGGCAGTGTCAGGGAAGTAAAGAGGCAGAGATAATGAATGAGGACCAAGATAGTGGGAAAGCAGGTCTACTGCATAAGGACAGAGATATAAAGAAGGCAGAGTTAGCGAATAAAAATGAGGACAATGACCATATAAAGGTACTGAATGAGAAAGAAGAAAATATTATGGTGGAGCTATTGATTAAAAACCAGGGATGCAAGCAGGAAGAGTTATTAAGTATGGAAGAGAAGGGAGTGGAGGCAGAGTTTCTGAGTGAGGAACTTAACAATAAGGAGCAAGGGAATCAAGATACATACTGTGAGGAGGTAGAACCACTTAATGAGCATAGGGAGAGTGTGGTAAAGGATTCCCCAAATCAAAACCAGGATATGCGGATGACTATAAACCTATCAGGAGAAATGACACATGAAAAAGAAATAGTTATGTCAGTCAAACAGTTAGTGGACAATGAATCAAGCATCCAGGAAGAGAGTAAACAAAACGGTATGGATGCAGAGTTATTAAGTAAAGACCAGCAACAAAGGACGGCAGAGCTACTGAGTATGTACCAGGAAAGTGGGGAGGCAAAGACGATGTGCAAAGACCAGGGCAAGGAGGAAAGAGAGATACTGAGCAGATACCACGGGGCTGTGCAGGCAGGTATCATGACAATGACCCAGAACAATAATGTGGAAGGTATGGTAAGTAAGGACGAGGAAAGTGGGGAGGCAGAGATACTAAATCAAAATCAGGAGTGTGTGGAGTTAAAGCTGCTGAATGAAGACAAGGACAATGACATAACAGAGATACTGAGTAAGGATCAGGTCAGAGAAGAGACAGACTTACTAGGCTGTGACATGGAGAGTCAGTTGCTGAGTAAGCAGCAGCAAGGTGAGAAGGCCAAGATACTGAATCAATGCCAGAAGGGTGAGGAGGCACAGTTATTGTACGACGATCAGTATAATAAGGAGACAATGGTGCTGGGTAAATACAATGAGACTGTGACAGCCCATATGAAAATAACAAAGGATGGTAATAAAGCAGAGATGCTAAGTAAAGACCAGACTGGTGAGGAGGCAGAGCTACTAAATCAGAATAAGCAAAATGTGGAGGCACATATACTGAATGAAGGCCAGAACGGTAATGACCTGGAGAACCTGGGTCAGGATAGAAAAAAGACAGATTTGCTGAACAAACACATAGAGAATGAGCTACAG
This genomic stretch from Brienomyrus brachyistius isolate T26 chromosome 6, BBRACH_0.4, whole genome shotgun sequence harbors:
- the LOC125744541 gene encoding uncharacterized protein LOC125744541 isoform X42 gives rise to the protein MSGKKSGKARRMGSTRKDLRGLGSQMRDKEADVFATLSEESRTMEHESATTGGEPKPIEEGSRPMGEESWTTGGESKCTEDSMAVGVASWSMERNSGTTEEKREVDYKPEESSLSEKTASLLALAPSHDPYSADSPHLESHKMEKKKRMGSTRRKLPTDLEEQRREGWDGAEQEEWQGAAKHAVDKQAGSKTAQPLGELHTEPQKASECLEGREESTITGTQHAIHILEVSTIENKSADSQLFPQSMYSEEAQKNKQLHLTNESNFIMNLDQSEGRLTDEDTSDRDLLLRELQSTDSGQLGHADVALQLPKSEKNTEPEDNKHEMTHFEHKKRKMGSTRKGGRGLQIKSDREQEIDILPEEMLRSSGDLVDVCVLQGKESQEKSRLDVIQYVSKEHVTKEGLLDMEENEEAEALTRTDRDKEQEKHKITKETNEKHTISGFLGTDMVEKGETQEATVTDIVEDILVDMEGRERDRSRGTGIAEENMKPEVRETAIRAPGLGGTGMVDRETEETTGTRILEFNETHRLRETHVLEDNVAQENRGTDGGQRDEAEKESVADVVLEVNVMKYEGASNEKESTKEEEGDGAEAKKTGKNWRQTQLMQIDLNMLESFSSEKYEQEVTEREKNSPLENPSVESSLFHDESKTFIPEEQVKFTPFEDLLEPCENSQFYKSSHMEAPSTEDENKQNVIVPQEWENLGKNIKTESTHGNARKNKMENRSTGAGDDQSVLEEIRAEKVDVKLEREEKGQEESWAITEELNTILRDTGVLKELDIQEGDKSVAEQKQTPLVVEEVKGEPEVDMVGGIKENKWKLAEKGDIKMKGTNIAMEESVAVSQEFSKTETTDRKKDDSSYIYDPFHNVSVDPIVTERTAANTLSLEMNQKSDESFQKESTHMQKRKKMGSSRKGGRGLHKETETSKGFSKIDGLEISVQQEEREEEKATLVKQNVINVVMEMTKEETKISMAEVTSKSKEKVKITNDNSGAEDFESQQSVTEDPTATEQFATNVVKGFEQHEDYSDRASSRSEKRRKMGTSHRRGRERLKEKEIQEMAETEEETMATDNKESATDEVMKSVQNEERECGNEKVERKSGSGSGSDKSLTSVGVIPNLQRPENSAITTQQECSESQDTFLPAARRKMGSRRQGQDNLRKRDVGLEWSEGCTAEAHINTAALLQRIQEIFHQPDVEEKGCITWGNVQGLSHELGLSIEELHQVFQQLDGDQDGRVTHQDLTESLESCKQEQYFQFKREYSGTHSLGTSGVHGKADFGVKPSINENLLTGSGLAQADPHLREGQALWEKKGTQARSEDTGSISKTQESEEAGEKEEEKDEAGSKEQEREEAGEKDEEKDEAGSKEQEREEAEEKDVETDEAGSKEQEREEAEEKEEEKDEAGSKEQEREEAEEKDEEKDEAGSKEQEREEAEEKDVETDEAGSKEQEREEAEEKDVETDEAGSKEQEREEAEEKEEEKDEAGSKEQEREEAEEKDEEKDEAGSKEQEREEAEEKDVEKDEAGSKEQEREEAEEKDEEKDEAGSKKQEREEAEGKEEEKDEAGSKEQEREEAEEKEEEKDEAGSKEQEREEAGEKDVETDEAGSKEQEREEAGEKDVETDEAGSKEQEREEAEEKEEEKDEAGSKKQEREEAESWNKKNESQNTESKSEDYKAEKEELLSTGHEPEDTHLMNEEGELLNKDQERNYTQFLNQEQQNEGSKELDEVSDEAEGLRQCQGSKEAEIMNEDQDSGKAGLLHKDRDIKKAELANKNEDNDHIKVLNEKEENIMVELLIKNQGCKQEELLSMEEKGVEAEFLSEELNNKEQGNQDTYCEEVEPLNEHRESVVKDSPNQNQDMRMTINLSGEMTHEKEIVMSVKQLVDNESSIQEESKQNGMDAELLSKDQQQRTAELLSMYQESGEAKTMCKDQGKEEREILSRYHGAVQAGIMTMTQNNNVEGMVSKDEESGEAEILNQNQECVELKLLNEDKDNDITEILSKDQVREETDLLGCDMESQLLSKQQQGEKAKILNQCQKGEEAQLLYDDQYNKETMVLGKYNETVTAHMKITKDGNKAEMLSKDQTGEEAELLNQNKQNVEAHILNEGQNGNDLENLGQDRKKTDLLNKHIENELQVMHKDSEEAEILNKCQDRDEAVIISLVQEGEEAEILDKDQDNGELEDQEIEETERLQDEDNEEAEILDQENKEGHVTHKDQKREETALASKDIESEEAEILNGNQEYKEVESLNEDQDNEKADILKKHREGGEFEPLNTDEDREETEIEERYLQSEEAMIMQEDQEYSEVENLNMDQDSEEVETLEKKLEREKVETLNEEQETMKAETLIQGQQSEETAILIQDQESKEAEVMNTDQDSAEVHLLNKDWNSNEVQIQSNNKEGVEAEILSCHQEGEDMEVLNKEQDGEEIMVPDRDLETEEASQVQDFVQTELLNMGQMIEKVGIINQDQEGKEAEMQDQDQDSEELEIWDKGPESEETDRLNQDEEHVEVQLLKKDQDNEEVEFLDQKNKETEIHEDQVREETDLVSIDMETEVQFKVKESERAEILNDNQECVEVELLNKDQDNEKADTLDMKLDSEEAEITNQDQESVEVYIQHEDQNSSDAENLGKYLEREEADITPKDKQREETDLLSADTLSEETEILNKVQDSEEAETLIQGQQSEQTAILIQDQESKEAEVMNTDQDSAEVHLLNKDWNSNEVQIQSNNKEGEEAEILSCHQEGEDMEVLNKEQDGEEIMVPDRDLETEEASQVQDFVQTELLNMGQMIEKVGIINQDQEGMEAEMLDWDQEYVGVELPCTLQYRYKTHLRDAFDKLREVGGSENECDPDTSRAAVEDNEWIWDCELLKEQQYYSGCNEKKESWDIWDETDEAELGPTAYKERRELGSQIDNVIYWQRWSEDEFGRNNETRQILANDLYPIAEENETENNLEYNNVQITQDIAKIQEMPQAADQSNTIIHFIKDNHELKEIQENKCILSEGECAEQRNIVKLMELRGKTEDLKTFGNNKEHQDVETIEGTTGNTMENRQCPATLANAVNQKDSNDLSECFILDGEKQEANAIKQSPDSVLVRSDVLGGGNTDSTWVPEIPNNDDETICTGMAIQRDSIVREMGAMRGRQAMAETAEGLEVIQNAGFQMDGDRIQMQGSCEKDRGDVLEHLQLSMESDTKWDGGTSQGWDTIAMEMEYKEKTQRQNNYEGAGSKKLSEVITQEVIEHSGGTAGQQKGDGKNWDTFEGGLAQGDIALKHSEEESLHTDRAVEDYSNDCPHEKWDKTPVFSQYRGFEELEQKISTDEEKLLAYQGDGLERKTECLDVGPAQGTIQAKETEVGQQKDKGSDLIESEEASTGFSEDSESLIEKLKCDMNVMELLAEQGEKDNERRDEACKDNNQLLTELVEYSKRGSDMKGVDDTSRSSNKQGVSLIQHVNSEDKEKEGVKKREQGTERHRMTPEEVCGEEELRMEAIRIYEEAEQEMSGDVMAEREAAAKEQKHREDKGKEGFRAMGGGIVVTPEDNRQRAIGCLPTGSWSPPISGPDLLYNIVLVGSSSVGKTSFMKRTQSGEFTLDHCATIGLDSCIQSLLVDGRRVLLQLWDTAGQERYHSITKQILRKAQGLLLMYDITCIDSFNSVQYWMSCIQEGATDDVIIMLLGNKNDSFKREVPLHEGERLAKEYRIKFMECSVATGENVTLSMETLARMLKQQTDQKEEAPLILRKEQPKQRSGCC